Genomic DNA from Misgurnus anguillicaudatus chromosome 18, ASM2758022v2, whole genome shotgun sequence:
GGTTCGTACAAGAAAAGACAGATAAAAAAACAGCTACAATCAACACTATTAAAACTGTACTTGTGTGTGGCACTTAAACAGACATActgggtgcatcccaattcagggcATGTGGCCTTCTAAGGCCGTATCTGAAGGCAAATGACATCAAAGGCTGTCACAATTCGAAGGCTCCTTCATATAAAAGCCTCTTACTGTGGCCTTTTCCCCCCTGAAACCGagttagggctgtaacgatatatagcttgtcccattaaaaagacctgcctGATTATGCATTGCTGCATCGccattctgtgtttcatgcacagcttgtgtgtgtactatggcgttttggtcagtaagaagtccttatcaatctaaaatcattatgaatcggagtcgtttataacgtgcattttaaaaagcaacgctcgttaaacaaaatcattgaaatattctttattatcatgaaaatacctgaaacaatttgaagaacagcaatataaatattcctgtagacatttcctggaatagcgtttgctATGCTAgcctacttcttctgtggcacaaaggaggtttctgcacgagagcgcccgctggctttggatgtggcggcatttcaccataattcatgcaaattaattaattgagaaaacacgcatttgcatgataaatcgttacagccctaccgAGGATCCATAGATGTATCCTTCACAGCCTTGGCTATCCCAAAATTCAATATGAAGTGTATATTTTGCTAATTAAAGGTCCTTGTGTCtgttttactattataaatgatgttttagtgatgtaaattaatattattgctgCAATGTTGTGTGTTGCATTTtgcttttgtatatttctaaggttggtgAATTTTACAAACTGTTGGATAGTTTAAACTGCATCAATGTGTTATagtattttctaaaataaaaaaatctgccaccatatttatttttaaaagtctgataGGTCTCAGCTTTTGTGTCCCGGTGACAATCGTAGTGGGCGGGAAAAGCAAGTGATGCCCCCGTAGGctaccgtctcatttcagttcactTCGTGGCATTTAGAGGCTGCTGCCTTTAAATATTGAGCCTTGCCTTCAAAGTCCGCGGCCTTAAAAGGATCCAgaccctgaattgggatgcaccctcATTTTGTTCAAACTAAACCAATGCTCACACAGCAGTCATTGGCCAGTTTACTGAATGACAGTCATATTAACCAATCATACTCAAAGCAACATGACGAGTCAGCCTATacaatttggtaacactttatttcgatagtccactttagacattttacaaattataagtaactttgcaactacttatcCTACCAATCTTTacagtattagtagactgtctgcttaatatctattcacactttattgtgatgatccctcaacagacattcaactgactataagtatctttgcaggtgcatgtcaacttattccactaacccaacctcttccctaaccctaacagtctactaatactctaaGGACAGTTAGTTGAAATATAGTTGCAAATTAGTGAAAGTTGGTTGACatagttaaaaagttatttatagttgtATAAGTATTAAGTGTAACCTACAATTTATTTCAGTGTGGTAGCATATTAAATGGAATGTTGTGTGTACCATACTGTAGACAAAACAATAATCATAGTGAACTTTCTCCTTTAAAGAAATAGAAAATTAATCTAATTTGTCATTACTAgcataatacttaaaataatacaaaatcaaatatactttaaaatgttttcccaACAAAGATTATTGAAGAAATTAttttcttcaatttattttgtgtctccTGAATAAGATTAGACATCACCATGTTGCTAACAAAAATTGTTGTTGACTGGacttaaatacatttatgagTTTGCAGAATGTAAAATGTGCTGTAACACATCATGAAGTTTGatttctcagagtttttcaaaataaaagtcaattgggtttaaatgtcaggagttcctgtcAGGATGAACACTTGTTACTCTTCTCCCACTGCCAATACTGTTGCattatattgaaaatgtatattttttaatttaattttattgtgttcaactgttaaaattttttgtttttttcaacaattcaagtttgtactgtcaggttgctttagaaacatttgatgaaaccAAAATTTTACCGAAAATACATATAAACAAGATCATAGTCatgtttatttactaaaaacaagtgtaacacaaaaatctatcttgttctgttTTGTTACTTTTGAGCCAcctgtgttactttcgtccctgctgacAGAGTCTAAGGCCACAATGCCAAAATTTCACCTGGAATTCATAGTCCACACTTGAGTACCgatcacagcaaaaatatatctgtctaaaatatatcttttaaaataaaaattttttttctgaaaaattgtactttcgcccctgctcaCCCCTCCTGTGAGTCTCTACAGTACAATGTTGGTTACTGTGAGTCTCTACAGTACAATGTTGGTTACTGTGAGTCTCTACAGTACATTGCTGGTTACTGTGAATCTTTGCAGGATATTTTATTCACTGTGACTTTCTACAGCACATACCTTTTTActgtgatttttacagttttaaaacactACTGTGATTTCacactgaatgcactgtaatcCACTGTGAACTTTATTACAGTTATTTGCTGTGCGTGAACACAGTTAAGTACTGTAGATTTCACaggcattttttacagtgtaggctaacattatttaaacaaattaaacaatattatcaagtaataattttacaatcagaacAGCACAGAAAATAACATGTATTAAGCAACTTAAAGTGCttctttctgctcttctttaaagAGAATTCCTCGACTAAATCATCAAAATCAAGTTAAATCATATTTTGACGGATTGTTTTCCTTCATTGTTTCACGAGATTCCCTGCCTATTTAGTCATAATAATTAACAgtaaacgaacttggcttgctgttttTGAAGGCAGCTCGAGTTTGGCTTCGAGTCCCAAGTTTAAATAAAGGAGGAGATGATgaggagagatgccagaagaattgcCGCTGGGCGTGGAGGCACATACTCCCGTTTACGATATgattttaatgatgattgacacaggacTGTGTAGGTTCCTAAAGCTACGTTAAAAGTGTAcccattaaaatattattactgcagttaaagagtttattttgatcatggtttgatctggataattctgaaattacttttcagtcatttgcgaTGTTACAAGGTTGAACGTCTTCACGTATACATGATTTGCgaggtacatttgcaaatgattcataaataatacctcTGTATTTTAGAAGTACTGTTTACTCAAACTCTAAAGACAGCAATGTGATTGCCGATGCgctgagagagagcgagagagaccGCGGCCTTGTTCAAGAGTGGAAATGATCGATGTTATTTGAAGTCGGCTCTTAAAGGACAAAATATCCCATAAGCTATAACGTAgctattatacaatttttttcagaACATTCTTGCGACCCAGTGGTTGGGGGCCTCTGCTCTAGGAAGCACTTACGCATAATTACgtcaatcaaaatgtttttaaaaactcaaaATAGAATTGTCTCGGAGGCCCCCtgaagattttctttttaagAAAGCTTTTGAGCAATGTTTCTCTGTTAACTTCATTAGATGTTATGGGATCCTAAGTTGGTAAAACATTTGCTTTTCATCATACACTAAAAATAACAAGAGACATTCAGTCTTTTCCAAAAAGAAATACACCCTAcaccagtggtctcaaactttttcggtgTGCGGCCCCTTTgtgccccccaaagaaaatgtatgacataaaacatctaaaacttaaaatttaaaataaacggAACATATTTAATGATACAAGTTGGGGTGTTGGTTAGTATAGCCTTGGTTTTCTGaattttaattacacaaaatttatgataaattaatgtataaaatgtcataaaaccaTGGCCCCCTAGCACCATCTCGCTGCACTATACCATATGTTAccttttacactgaaaaaaaaacaacttgtaaaatttacttaaatcctcgtaacaatttgcacaaacttttttaagtaaaatgtactGCTTTTTAAGTataacttacctactaaaatcaaataaaatctacttaataatgcatgaaaaacatatgttaaataattaagtaaactATATGTTACTATATGTTATGTTACTTAAGAATGttacttcattatttttttagaagtttattttaattgtttaggtaaagtctattcgttttttttttttaattgaagcattgctgtcctaaaaatattaaataaatcgtatttactgtttgttattttctttaacatagttCTATAGACTTTGTTTTGAGTGTTATAAATGGccttataacacaaaattcattaCTGACTATATGTCAGTCATTTAATAAACTTGATTCtgaacagaaacgcacacaaactgcATTTTAGACATCCATTTTCAGCACTGTAaagagaaatacaatataatgttcCGAAaagggttcatgtaaagaaacactaatCACcagaacggtgacttcacaaaattataatttacaacaaaacaagatcaataatatgacattttattaacaaatatttaagtagtcaaagttcttatcagttcttattctgtgataaaaaataaaaatattcaggcacaaaggattgtgggtattccttacaacatgtgcaaataaatgtaagttaattttacttgatttttttagtttaatggatttaatattcttaagttaaatgaactaagattttttacttgaatctgctaaagtttttgattaaaatgtacttaattattttagaactatgtgcagtgactataaaacagtttaataatacaagaaaatatctaatacgACTTACAATTCTCACACAGTTTATTTTCTAcattaaaaaattgtgtatttatcatcattttacttaggaaaatctagttctcaataaatgttaatattattatgtagaaattatgagagttaatctaatatatattactacaccaaaaagttagttttttcagtgtactggaACTAACTAAATGGCAAAATTATCAGCTGGCATAAAGTATGGCTATTATCCCAAACATTTCATATTagtaataaatgtattatttattctGGCATTGTAAATATTCAGTGTAAGGTACAAAATGAGAAACTCAAAACTCTTTtataggaaaataaaataaaagctcTTAATGTATTTGTACTTTTGACCAAATTTCATATTCATAATTGTAAGTTTACAAATGAAAAAACctaattttatgatttttttgtagGAGATAAGGCTGTAGATGAGCAGTAGGGTCTATTAAAGATTCTGTCAATAATGCAGTTCTAAAGATCCTAAATTTATGTGAGCtttacagtgtttttattttatatcgtATTTAATTGATCTCCTTTTTTTATTCCTTCTCCTGGCCTCCTTTATTCTTTATAATcttatgtgatttttttattgtacaaTGTAATAATagtgtaatttgttaatatcaGTATATGTACATCTGtacaaatttgtatgtttttttgttattttgatttaaaaaggTTCATCTGACTGTTGATCTGTGACCGAGACCCGTCCAGACAAAGTCCTTCTTACATACAGtcaccaaaaatataaaactacaaGAAACGTTGTTTAAGTTTAAATCATGATTAGTTTTTAATTGCCACCGGCCCCACTGTTTTCAAATCAGTGTCAAGAGGTAATGCTTGTATTTACACAGCTTTCATAAATAAAtctcataatttgcatattttgtcataagtataaaaatgttaaaatcaagacatatttaaaatcacatatattagataaattaatataataaaatgaatTGATCACCTATTTAGACAACATGAAGAGAATAATTCTCCCACACATCATGACatgcacagacagacacagatttCATTCATGCTGAAAGAGATACACTAAAGTTTTCTTGCTGCCTTCATTTTTTTAGGTATAATCAAATTGGTTTTAAACGTCATTTCAACTCAATGCTTTATATGTTGACTACAGTCATGAGTTAACTCATAAAACGTTAAAATTTCAACTCTATTTGCTACAGCAACTCagtcaaaatatacaaatctaAGTTGAACTGACTTGTAAAGCCGATCTGATTAGGCTATActtataataatttaatttaaggcAGGTACAGGTATGGTACAGTGGTTTCAGGCCACTGTAAGATGGCTGCATTGTTTGACCGGTCTGGGAACAGGTTTTAGAGAGGTGGGAATGGGAAGTTTGTCCAGACTCATAGGAAACTGATCGGGTGGCAGCTGCGCGAGGATTCTTTGCATAGCGACGAGGAACAACCGAGGCGGATTCCTGCCGATCAGGTACTGCAGTTTCTCCTCTCCGAGAACCTTGGCCCAGCATCTGGCGTCTTTCTCCAGACAACTCTTCATCTTAAAGCGCATCTCCGGCATAAACATCAACAGGTTGTCCAAGCAGGATTTTTTGGCCCCGGCGTTCACTTTCGAGTCCCAGAGCTGCTGAAGAATGACGTCTAACGGCGTCATGCCGTTGTGGTCCACGGCCTGCGGCGACGCGCCGTTGCCTAGCAACAGCATGACGGCGTCCGAGCGCAGCAGCTCACAGGCCAGATGAAGCGGCGTCTTACCGTCCTCCAGATGGAAGCACCCGCCGCGGTTCATGTATGAGCGCAGACTGGGCAGTCGATGCGCCACCTGCAATATGTGAGCCAGAATGTCCCGTCTGTCGTAGCGCACGGCCATCGCTAAATGCGGCGCGGATGACGGACAGCAGCAGAATCGCTCGCCCGGCATCGCCAGCGCCTCGTCAGCATAGTGGCTGAGCAGGTACTGCGCGTACGCCTGATGGTCGTGCACGATCGCGTAGAGCAACGCTTCGGACGGGGTGTAAGTTCTCTGTTTGGCGTCTTCTTCCCAGTAAAACGTCTCCATGGTGCGCATGTCCTCTAGCATCCAGACGGGCTTCAGGTCCCGGACCGCTTGATAAAAAAGAAACGAAATGCATTTCTCTTGCTTGCACTTGTCATCCATCCGGGCTCTGCTGTCGGCTTTATTTGGGCCGGACAATGCCATTGTGCGACGCGCCGGAGGGCAGCGGAGACTAGGGCCGACTCAAAGCGTCATTCGTTGCGGAAAAACAACGCGAGATATCACATGAAATGAATCGTGTCGTAGAAGAGCGCGGATATCATGTTGTTGATCCAGTGCCGTGTCAGCAGTGACGCGCGGCTCATGTCTGTCAGTAACTCGTTCTGCAGTCTAACCTCAATGCGCATGCGCTCATACGAGGCTCTTTAACCCTGTAGGCTACTACATTTGTCCCTTTCCACATTGTTTAATATATACAGCATTCATATCCGATAATTAGAATACATAAATGGGGATTTGTATGAGCATATCACGTCAATTCATATTGGCTGTAGGTATTACAACACCTGTAACTGTGTAATAACAGATTACAGTTTTTAAACTGGGATAAAAACATTGTGAGATCTGCTATTATCTATTTGAATGTTCTTCTTTATCTTCAATCAGGCATGACATTTCGGCTATTGAGTCCccaataaatgtattattataaaCAGTAACATTATACTGACTTTCGGGTAGGTATGAGAGATCTAAATAAAACAAGTATTCTGTTTAACTCTTAATCATCAacttttaattcaattcaagaATCAGACGTATAAGCTTTATTCGCCAAGTGTGCACAATATTGGAACGAGACTGGAAAGTTTTCCAGCAAAcgttgcaaaacaaaaaatgaaataaaaaaaataaaataaaagtgaaagtgacatgATTGTAAAGTATGGTTATCAATACATGTGGCCTCTGTATTGTACACACGcacctacacacacacaaacgcgcaCCCACACACGGTGCAGTGTACGGGAAGTCATTCAGCTTACTGGACCTATTTTGACTAGGAGACGCAAATGATGAAATTTGTTACCTGAAGTGCCTGAAAAACAGTGATGTGCAAAAACATGGACATCATCAAGTAACACATCATCACAGAATTCAATTTGGTTGTGTTTTGCTACGGAATTGCTTTTTATTATTTCTGTCTGACCTTTACTAGGTTATAGAGTAGCATTTCCATACCTGTACCGACTGAAATCATCCCATTCCATTTTccttcatgtttttctttcagCTATATTCCTGCACTCTTAAAAGGTTTTTCTGCCCTACTTAAAGGTTAGTTGCTAAAGGACTCTATCAGAGAAACAAACACAGTACcagaatgttttaaaataatttttaggtGTTGCCTGTGTTgttccactgtaaaaaaaatccgtagaaattacaatgttattgcagctgggttgccagtaatttgccgtagatttaaatgtatattatttagtggcaagagtttgttcaaagttaaataaattttaaatattaacaagtctttatctttacagaataaactatacaataacagcctcatgcaaagcattctgggaaccagatatcatcatcaacctttttctgttttttacttctgattttgtttcccagaatgttttgcttgatgctgtttttttagttttactctgtaaagacagattgtaaatgtttaatgttcatttaactttaaacaaaatgttgccagtaaaaaacataaatttaaatctacggcaagttactggcaacccagctgcaatttctacttaatttttttacagtgtgtaaacAATTTCCCTGTATTTTTACATTAATCCGATTTACATAATTTACAATACACAGAACAATACTATTTTATTGTAATGTTACTGTATTATACTATATTGTAGTGTTATGTTTATTTATCTTTATCTAGtcttatgaataaaaaaaaaaatatatatatatatatatatatatatatatatatatatatatatatatataggaacacctgtaaaatgttattaatgcaattatgtcattaatgcaattatctaatcaaccaatcacatggcagttgcttcaatgcatttaggggtgtggtcctggtcaagacaatctcctgaactccaaactgaatgtctgaatgggaaagaaaggtgatttaagcaattttgagcgtggcatgtttgttggtgccagacgggctggtatttcacagtctgctcagttactgggattttcatgcacaaccatttctagggtttacaaagaatgttgTGAAAAGTGAAAAAcgtccagtatgcggcagtcctgtgggaaAAAATGCCTTGtggatgctagaggtcagaggagaataagccgactgattcaagctgatagaagagcaactttgactgaaataaccactcgttacaaccgaggtatgcagcaaagcatttgtaaagccacaacactCACAACCTTGAGgaggatgggctacaacagcagaagaccccaccgggtaccactcatctccactacaaataggaaaaagaggctacaatttgcacgagctcataaaaattggacagttgaagactgtaaaaatgttgcctggtctgatgagtctcgatttctgttgagacattcagatggtagagtcagaaattggcataaacagaatgagaacatggatccatcatgccttgttaccactgtgcaggctggtggtggtggtggtgtaatggtgtgggggatgctttcttggcacactttaggccccttagtgccaattgggcatcatttaaatgccacagcctacctgaacttcatgccctggatgtgcatcccacaaatctccatcaactgcaagatgctttcctattaatatgggccaacatttctaaagaatgctttcagcaccttgttgaatcaatgtcaCATAGAATCAATGCAGTTCTGAATGCGAAAGGGGGtcacacagtattagtatggtgtttctaataatcctttaggtgaatgtgtgtgtgtgtgtgtgtgtgtgtgtgtgtgtgtgtgtgtgtgtgtgtgtgtgtgtgtgtgtgtgtgtgtgtgtgtgtgtgtgtgtgtgtgtgtgtgtgtgtgtgtgtgtgtgtgtgtgtgtgggttggTCTATGTGGTTTACGAGGACCTGAATAGTGTATAAAGACCCCGTAAACCACATACACCAACAtccatgtgtatgtgtgtaatatatatatatatatatatatatatatatatatatatatatatatatatatatatatatatatatatatatatatatattggtaGTTACACTGTTATGATTAAAACCgatcaaatattattaattctttattttctaattGAGGAATGAGGAAGCTGTGTATCCTTCTCTTGTATCGTAGGTGGCTAAAGCTATTATGCAAAGATAAAAAACGAGCATGGAGAAATGAGTAGGGCGTgatatttaaatgacagttgATTTCAGCTGCCACATTTATCTTTATCCAGTCATTCGTGCGATGGGATTGCAAACGTTTCATGAATCAAACGTGAAGACTGTCGTAAGATGATTTCTGCCCTTGGATCTGCGTTTGTTACTCTGTGAGATTCATAATCAAGGCCCTTTGTGTTTTCTGTATTGTCCTCTAGAAAAACTATTAAAATGCATCTCATGACCACAAGTGGGCAGTATCCCGTCTCCACAAAGTCGTGTTTTCAGAAATCTTTAATCTATGCAGTGTAACTTTATAAGTCAAGGAACATTAACTCCACTCAGCCTATTTGGTGTACTGTATATTCACGCAGGTGCCCATTTAAATTTTGTGGGATGAGTTCAGGCTTTGGTTATACAAACATGCTCGGTTTAACTTCAGTCTCTAGAGCT
This window encodes:
- the LOC129430096 gene encoding ankyrin repeat domain-containing protein 9; this translates as MALSGPNKADSRARMDDKCKQEKCISFLFYQAVRDLKPVWMLEDMRTMETFYWEEDAKQRTYTPSEALLYAIVHDHQAYAQYLLSHYADEALAMPGERFCCCPSSAPHLAMAVRYDRRDILAHILQVAHRLPSLRSYMNRGGCFHLEDGKTPLHLACELLRSDAVMLLLGNGASPQAVDHNGMTPLDVILQQLWDSKVNAGAKKSCLDNLLMFMPEMRFKMKSCLEKDARCWAKVLGEEKLQYLIGRNPPRLFLVAMQRILAQLPPDQFPMSLDKLPIPTSLKPVPRPVKQCSHLTVA